From Garra rufa chromosome 19, GarRuf1.0, whole genome shotgun sequence, the proteins below share one genomic window:
- the nlrc3l1 gene encoding protein NLRC3 produces MDDDAVDMGSDNSLPLGIGASAFGSENGDEADDVIPQRTLPFALGISGPVGQYVERAESPASSYASMQSDSWSETREEREPNRTQVQLDRRDSSASSSEEFNSDDDDMNMEGSAEERTRKKSKKEGAVKQPHVPAPVKPELVVDPNEKRHPAMTVAFAFNALTSCLKKLTEDEFKYFKKQLWERYPERFLDPLDGLDLVDLVDKMLELCDIEVSLKITLALFNILNFKKLAEYLQGLCKRNEVRYELKITLKRKYEMVYEGFSQQGQPVPFESVYTDLYITDGVNASINSEHEFRSKIEDLEETGRVNRTPLTGNDLFSKENVRARKVRSVLSRGVPGCGKSFAVQRFILDWVDGKVHQDVFFVIPLQFKELNEMLEGEYTLMSLVSTLYPEMKEIDTLDFEGCLVMFICDGLDDTQIPFNFRRTVYWCDATRAATVQVLITNLIRGNLLYNAYVWTISRAGALDVIPPEHVHQLLEVRGFTNEQKEAYFRKTITDPNLAERVIAHIKSSKTLFIMCHLPLFCWVASKVLQRQFQSLSPSAKLPITLTNLYTFMLHGHTIISVEKLKNDPTEDTKDLTADQLLIKLAKLSYNMLEKNEFQIEKEHWDDVGLPDSYPAMACTGLCTEFYREKYMIYTEKVSCFAHPTIQEYLAALHVFYCLKKQGKNVLEQSKLSKVMKVSLTDLLRSAVDKALGSKNSNYDLFLRFLLGLSLQANQDLLKSILQIPTSSGQNARDEAARYINKKMKEGHFPEKTENLLRCIDELNPQ; encoded by the exons ATGGATGACGACGCAGTAGACATGGGATCAGACAACAGTCTGCCATTAGGAATTGGGGCTTCCGCCTTCGGGAGTGAAAATGGAGATGAAGCGGACGACGTGATTCCTCAAAGGACCCTTCCATTCGCCCTTGGCATCTCTGGTCCTGTGGG GCAATATGTGGAGAGAGCAGAGTCCCCTGCATCTAGTTATGCTTCCATGCAGAGTGACAGCTGGTCAGAAACAAGAGAAGAGCGTGAACCCAATCGCACACA GGTTCAGTTGGACAGACGGGACTCGTCTGCTTCTAGCAGTGAAGAGTTTAATAGTGATGACGATGACATGAATATGGAGGGCAGTGCTGAAGAACG CACACGGAAGAAGAGCAAGAAGGAAGGTGCCGTGAAACAGCCGCATGTTCCTGCTCCTGTGAAACCAGAGCTGGTAGTAGATCCAAATGAAAAAAGGCATCCAGCAATGACAGTGGCATTTGCTTTTAAT gCTCTCACAAGCTGCCTAAAGAAACTTACAGAGGACGAATTTAAGTActtcaaaaaacagctgtgggaaAGATATCCAGAGCGCTTCCTTGATCCACTGGATGGACTTGATCTTGTGGATCTGGTGGATAAGATGCTAGAGCTTTGCGACATTGAGGTCTCTCTGAAGATCACGCTGGCGCTCTTTAACATCTTGAATTTTAAGAAGCTGGCTGAATATCTGCAAGGACTATGCAAAAGAA ACGAAGTGCGCTACGAGTTGAAAATAACTCTGAAGAGGAAGTATGAGATGGTATATGAGGGTTTCAGTCAACAAGGACAACCAGTCCCCTTTGAGTCGGTCTATACAGACCTTTACATTACAGATGGTGTTAATGCATCAATCAACAGCGAGCACGAGTTCAGATCAAAGATAGAAGACCTAGAAGAGACCGGCAGAGTCAACAGGACGCCATTAACCGGAAATGACCTATTTTCCAAGGAGAACGTAAGGGCAAGGAAAGTAAGGTCAGTGTTATCCAGAGGAGTCCCAGGATGTGGCAAATCATTTGCAGTGCAGCGCTTCATCCTCGACTGGGTAGATGGAAAAGTCCACCAGGATGTTTTCTTTGTCATTCCTCTGCAGTTCAAAGAGCTGAATGAGATGCTAGAAGGAGAGTATACTCTCATGAGTCTAGTCAGCACCCTCTATCCAGAAATGAAAGAAATAGATACTCTTGATTTCGAGGGCTGCCTGGTAATGTTCATATGTGATGGTCTGGATGACACTCAAATCCCATTTAATTTCCGGAGAACGGTGTATTGGTGTGATGCGACCAGAGCTGCAACTGTGCAAGTGCTGATCACCAATCTCATCAGGGGAAACCTGCTGTATAATGCCTATGTGTGGACCATTTCTAGGGCGGGAGCACTGGATGTGATCCCGCCAGAACACGTCCACCAGCTTCTGGAGGTTCGTGGCTTCACCAATGAACAGAAAGAGGCCTATTTCAGAAAAACAATCACAGATCCAAACCTTGCTGAGAGGGTGATTGCTCACATCAAGTCTTCAAAGACGCTGTTTATTATGTGCCACTTGCCGCTGTTCTGCTGGGTGGCATCTAAAGTGTTGCAGCGGCAGTTCCAGTCTCTTTCACCATCTGCAAAGCTGCCCATAACTCTTACCAATCTGTACACCTTCATGCTGCATGGTCACACTATAATCTCAGTTGAGAAACTCAAGAACGATCCCACCGAAGACACCAAGGATCTTACTGCTGATCAGCTGCTCATTAAGCTTGCAAAGCTGTCCTACAACATGCTTGAGAAGAATGAGTTTCAGATAGAGAAAGAGCACTGGGACGATGTTGGATTGCCGGATTCATACCCTGCCATGGCCTGCACCGGTCTCTGCACCGAGTTTTATAGAGAGAAGTATATGATCTACACGGAGAAGGTGAGCTGCTTCGCTCATCCGACCATTCAGGAATACCTTGCTGCTCTTCATGTTTTCTATTGTCTCAAGAAACAAGGGAAAAACGTCCTTGAGCAGAGCAAGCTGAGCAAAGTCATGAAGGTTTCCTTAACCGACTTACTCAGAAGTGCAGTTGACAAAGCATTAGGCTCCAAGAATAGCAACTATGATCTCTTTCTCCGCTTTCTGCTGGGTTTGTCTTTGCAGGCCAACCAGGATCTGCTCAAGAGCATCCTGCAAATCCCTACCAGCTCTGGCCAAAATGCACGAGATGAGGCAGCTCGCTACATTAATAAGAAAATGAAAGAAGGCCACTTTCCGGAAAAGACTGAAAACCTTTTGCGGTGCATTGATGAACTTAACCCACAGTAA
- the mrps12 gene encoding small ribosomal subunit protein uS12m, giving the protein MSFLGSLRPLLSSVLQTSHSVPFWSGSVVTRTMATLNQMHRKGRPPPPQPKIGATYGHPQLKAVILKTMIRKPKKPNSANRKCARVRLSNGHEAVAYIPGEGHNLQEHNVVLIQGGRTQDLPGVKIKVVRGKYDCAHVVKKKQ; this is encoded by the exons ATGTCTTTTCTTGGAAGTCTGAGACCATTGCTCTCGTCTGTTTTGCAGA CGTCGCACTCTGTACCTTTCTGGTCTGGATCTGTGGTCACCAGGACCATGGCCACTCTCAATCAGATGCACCGTAAGGGCAGACCACCCCCACCTCAACCAAAAATCGGTGCCACTTATGGGCATCCACAGCTCAAAGCAGTAATTCTCAAGACCATGATCAGGAAACCCAAAAAACCCAACTCAGCCAACCGCAAATGTGCACGAGTACGTCTGTCCAATGGTCATGAAGCTGTCGCTTACATCCCTGGAGAAGGACACAACCTCCAGGAGCACAATGTGGTGCTGATACAAGGAGGAAGGACACAGGACTTACCAGGGGTCAAAATTAAAGTGGTCAGGGGCAAATATGACTGTGCACATGTTGTGAAGAAGAAACAGTAA
- the LOC141292642 gene encoding hydroperoxide isomerase ALOXE3: MEAIYEVEVTTGSMTHAGTFDNIFITLIGTQGVSERTKLDSIGRDFKTGMKVKYKVITRFTLDKLLLIRLEKDNFIFLPENDWFCSVVTVRTPEKDVIHFPCYRWMGEGEVIELREAKATKIYEEKYSQLKEHRKNELTLNKQVYQWTEFKPGLPQQACFQEPLSLPSVVRFSFTKDMDSAFSCSSALGEIKMKTLAKKPDPWVQLEDMKSAFWSSRTAVSEYVQLHWMDDEFFGYQLLNGPNPMMLRRCTELPLNFAVTDGMVQPFLESGTSLTLEMKEGNIFLCDYKRLADLPMQVINGKQQYVAAPLCLLYKNQVGKLLPIAIQLQQQASEDNPVFLPSDSGYDWQLAKLYVRNADCLEHQATFYLRTHLLAETFTVSLMRNLPAAHPIHKLLVPHTRYTLQINTLIRDRLLGPEGAVTQNTSIGDEGMTNLMKKALSDLTYSSLCLPEDISERGLESIPNFFYKDDGLQHWSFINDFVWNMVKFYYQSDDDVQRDTELQDWIKEIFIYGFLEQSSTGIPQCFSTVEEVIKFLTMVIFTVSAQHSALRAGQFDYGSWFPNAPGSLKRPPPTSKGSSDKNTLLDTLPDMNTSAYLVSVFWLLSKPSSDFVPLGQYPEDYFCQMAPQNIIRDHQAELSFMNECIKDRNKGLQVPYTYMCPDNISNSVSI, from the exons ATGGAGGCCATATATGAAGTAGAGGTGACCACAGGCTCCATGACCCATGCGGGCACTTTTGACAATATATTCATTACTTTGATTGGCACTCAAGGAGTGAGTGAGCGGACCAAGCTTGACAGCATTGGAAGAGATTTTAAGACTGGGATG AAAGTAAAGTACAAAGTGATTACCAGGTTCACTCTCGACAAGCTGCTGCTCATCCGACTCGAGAAAGATAATTTCATATTCTTGCCAGAGAATGACTGGTTCTGCTCTGTGGTAACTGTAAGAACCCCTGAGAAAGATGTGATCCATTTTCCATGCTATCGCTGGATGGGAGAGGGGGAAGTGATTGAGCTGCGAGAGGCCAAAG CTACGAAAATCTATGAAGAAAAATATTCACAACTGAAGGAGCACAGAAAAAATGAGCTGACGCTTAACAAACAAGTGTACCA GTGGACCGAGTTTAAACCAGGTCTTCCACAGCAAGCATGTTTTCAAGAACCCCTGTCTCTTCCCTCAGTGGTCCGCTTCTCTTTTACTAAAGACATGGACTCAGCTTTCAGCTGCTCGTCTGC ACTTGGTGAGATCAAAATGAAAACACTGGCGAAAAAACCCGATCCGTGGGTTCAATTGGAAGATATGAAGAGTGCATTTTGGTCATCCAGAACTGCTGTCTCTG AATATGTGCAGCTGCACTGGATGGATGATGAATTCTTTGGGTATCAGCTCCTAAATGGCCCCAATCCAATGATGCTCCGTCGATGCACTGAGCTTCCTCTGAACTTTGCCGTTACTGATGGAATGGTGCAGCCTTTTCTAGAGAGTGGAACGTCCCTTACTCTGGAGATGAAG GAAGGAAACATATTCTTATGTGACTATAAAAGACTGGCAGATTTACCAATGCAAGTCATCAATGGGAAGCAGCAGTATGTTGCAGCTCCACTTTGTCTGCTCTATAAAAACCAAGTGGGCAAACTTCTGCCAATTGCGATTCAG TTGCAGCAACAGGCATCAGAGGACAATCCAGTTTTCCTGCCTAGCGACTCCGGGTATGACTGGCAGCTCGCCAAACTCTATGTGAGGAATGCAGACTGTCTTGAGCATCAAGCAACTTTCTATCTGCGCACACATTTGCTGGCTGAGACCTTTACAGTGTCATTAATGAGGAACCTTCCAGCAGCTCATCCTATACATAAG CTGCTGGTGCCACACACACGTTATACCCTTCAGATAAACACCCTTATTCGGGACAGACTTCTTGGTCCTGAGGGCGCTGTTACTCAG aacACCAGTATTGGAGATGAAGGGATGACCAATCTCATGAAGAAGGCACTTTCAGATCTGACCTACAGCTCTCTTTGTCTGCCGGAAGATATCAGTGAACGCGGACTGGAATCTATTCCCAACTTCTTCTACAAAGACGATGGACTTCAGCACTGGAGCTTTATAAATGa TTTTGTATGGAACATGGTGAAGTTTTATTACCAGAGTGACGATGATGTGCAGCGGGACACTGAACTCCAGGACTGGATCAAGGAGATCTTTATTTATGGGTTTCTTGAGCAGAGCAGCACAG GAATACCTCAGTGTTTTAGCACAGTGGAGGAGGTGATTAAATTTCTGACTATGGTGATTTTCACAGTTTCAGCTCAACATTCGGCCCTCAGAGCAGGACAG TTTGACTATGGCAGTTGGTTTCCTAACGCCCCTGGCTCTTTAAAAAGACCCCCTCCTACGTCTAAGGGAAGCTCAGACAAAAACACCCTGTTGGACACTCTCCCTGATATGAACACCTCTGCATATCTCGTATCAGTCTTTTGGCTCCTGAGCAAACCCTCATCAGATTTT GTCCCACTTGGGCAATACCCAGAGGACTACTTTTGCCAAATGGCTCCCCAAAATATAATCAGAGATCATCAAGCAGAGCTGTCCTTTATGAATGAGTGCATCAAAGACAGAAACAAAGGGCTGCAAGTGCCTTACACATACATGTGCCCTGATAACATCAGCAACAGTGTCAGCATTTGA